The Lathyrus oleraceus cultivar Zhongwan6 chromosome 5, CAAS_Psat_ZW6_1.0, whole genome shotgun sequence genome includes the window acgagaagacattgaagttagctgtattgtctaccaacatatcaatgtgtggtagagggaaatcatctttcggactagccttattcaagtctctatagtccacacacatccggacttttccatctttcttaggcacgggcacaatattggccacccattgaggatatatagaagtcaccaggaaccccgcatcaatttgcttctgaacttcctctttgatcttcactgccatatcaggatgagttcttctgagcttctactttACAGGCATGgactcaggctttagaggtaggaaatgttgcacaatatcagtatctagaccaggcatgtcttcatatgaccaggcaaagacgtcaacatattctcgtagcaacttaatcaaccccttcttaacagattcttccagaagtgccccaatctttacctctcgcacacaatcttcagaccccaagttgactgtttccagattctcaagatgcggctgaatgatcttctcttcatgctcaagtagacgggtaatctcgtcaggaatctcttcaacatcatcttcctctgcctcaaatacagggaattcaaaattgggagatgatgttgggtcattatgttcaatgggtttaaagatcaacctgcataatgattttggatatgaaaagatttagaattcaaacaaggcaaatcattatgcagatgaaaaaattgattttattcttatttagggttttatgtgatcaccaatttcatgcaaaaagcgaaaagggaaaatacatggaaaaacaaacatttaacatgaatttattgaatgaaaatatcattgtctttatgcgccaacaatgtcatcacccctccttttggcatgggagaagggtttttgaacaaagtgatcattacgttgacttatggacaactgttggaatatccacagcgacccaatttttgcagacccctccagggatgatgaaattgccagaatcctttgtatcttcttctaagacggcagcaacctcctcatctagaccagtgtggatgaaacctccactcttgaataacccttgcttgttgaaagtaccagaagaaaaacctatgccagcccgggattcgttgtcttttaactcaatcatttttcctaaaccagtggttgcaccacgctcaatggccaactttgcatctttgtaggaagcaaatgaaggagttctcttctcaataggctcagctatagataaagcttggaaaggagttccaattttaacctcaacatctatataagagaaggaagacaaatggctaaccaggagagccctttctccccctaccaccaccagcttcttgttcttcacaaatttcagtttctggtgtagggtggacgtcacggcgcctgcctcgtgaatccatggtctgcctaagagacaactatacgatgggtgaatgtccataacctggaaggtaatctggaaatcacttggtccaatcttgattgggagatcaacttacccaatcacggtcttacgagacccatcgaaagccttcacaactactccactctgcctcatgggaggcccttgatatgatagctttgagagagtggactttggcaatacgttcaatgatgacccagtgtccaccagtacattggacatggtgtcgtctctacaattcatagatatgtgtaaagccaagttgtggtctcttccctcctcagggagatcagagtcacaaaagctcaggttgttacaagcagtaatatttgaaacaatgctatcgaattgctccaaagtgacatcgtgatccacatatgccacatccaacaccttctgtagagcctctcggtgtggttctgaatttaagagtaaggataacacagatattttggatggcgtttgtagaagttggtctacgacattgtactcgcttttcttgatgagcctcagcatctcatcacagtcttctttcatattgccactCAGGCCAACAGAAGTAtgagttttcagtacggaggagggcttaatagcaagttccggattcggagaattcacagcgttcccaatcgggcgttcaacaaaatcaacattaatttgaggcttcagcggcgctgaaaacacacggccactacgggtcaaaccgctaacatcggcaatattcacaacagaagaagaggtcaaggacacctctttcccattctctactgctacggtgttgtagcgatagggaactgctttttcagaagagtaaggcataGGACCAGCAGACTTAATGATCagagcaggagaagccttctgcttgctaccattgtacttgatgataacaggctcgggtatccggaacactggggagatcacattgacctcaggctcattttcatcaacactcctgttttgaaggatctcaatgactccttcgtccagcatttcctgaacatcctcgcgcacctggcaacaacccaatcggttaacagagcagactcggcatctatcatggcCATGCTCGTAATGGCTGTAgtcacatagcaaacgatgcatctggaccagagattgtcggatatgactgacatacttgactttgtatttgccagggcacccctggaccatgttagcaaatttcccatgctcgggcaatgggttcttcttcacattaggacctacgtcctcaaaacacagaattccacacctcataaggtcctgaaccttggtcttcaaagggtaacaattctccacgtcgtggccgggagcaaacatgattgaagggatgagaaaagaatatacaaatttatttacattttgtgtttgaatggatgaacccattgcctatgtaccatcttaaaaaaagatttggatgagaaaagaatatacaaatttatttacattttgtgtttgaatggatgaacccattgcctacgtaccatcttaaaaaaagattaggatcaaaacctcgtagttcggggtaaaaaaattcaaaaaaaagttggtgaattgattggtccaaaaaccttaaggtcttttgttatcaaagagagaaaactcaacctaaaaccacaaatccaccatgtgaggatagcttcaacatgctagtgaggggttaaccctataataagcatggaagactcattgtccatcactaaggataaaggtgagtattatatctacctcaaggataattcaaacctaatagctaatggttataaaaaaaagggtgtgattaagaaggtggccattgaaaccacaaaaagtatttgaatgggttatatttaccaattaaaagtatttacagaaaatatggttaaagtggattaaaaggttcaattcaaaataagtgttatgaaaaataagtttgaaaatcaaaagcataaggcttaggtttctaatgttgaaaacgaaagttattgtttgcacaaaaagttttagcttgggttagaatggggagaaaaaaaaagaaggattaaattcctaaacatacaagagataagggaaaagaaaataaaaccacattaggagttcccctcttgagatcatattgatgatccaagtagctcccatcctttggaataagcagtcacaaacaaatatctcaagccattaagcacaggtaatcggaataaacctccaggtggtatcccacaaataaagtggaacaccaggccatctctgcaagagtcatgtgagccctcacaaaaaaaaaactcaacaaacaggttagagaaacaagatagggtaatcaagagttgcccccaaatcaaaatgtaaccacatgaatcatgccattaaaattcacaaaaaaaagctcacaaaaagcaaccaagggtaggaggcctaaacctcctgtcaaacacatgcatcaaaagggtatcaaagtcacccataatacctcataccctcagatgattcaaattaagagcataaaattatgggaataaggcaaacctgattggagagcttgattgaaattgagtttcacccgtgaggtttacaaaacaatctttagggtttatgtgaggcaaaggtgattctgtgcagttgagttcccttcaggatttggaggctgctctgggttctctgttagctcttctctcactttctttttcctgccagggtaataggaatgacctccttttgtttcattgaaactctgaatttataacctggtttttgtggacctatgggctcaaatgagagaggcccaagtccaattttttttttgttatattttatttatttatttatttgttttttttgtttttttttttttttttgtttttttttttgttttttttttcattttttttttgtttttttttattgttattagtttttttttttagtaaacaaaagtaagagaaacaatgatgtataattcaagcatgcttggtgatctcaaaccaatcacaaggagtcccacccaaaggcaaagtGAACCAAGATactcatgatccttgaggctatgcaaatgcaatgttatgatgccatgagggatcttagggtcaaaattggggtcttacacatataTATTATAAGGGTCAACTTCAATATAAACAAATTTTATAGGGACTATGACAAAAGAACAACGACTATAGACAAAATgatatatatttttatttattaaaatcaaataaatgaaataaaattaaaatgtGGCATATTTGCAAgtatttaaataaaataaaaacaaaaaattcaTGATGTTAACAATTTATATATTCAATAAACAAATCTAATAAGGGGTAAATTGAAATTCTCAAAAAGAGTAAATATATGTAATGCATTAAGATAAATGGTGATGGTGGTTTATGGGTTAAGTGAATGAAACCGCGGGCGGGTGGTGTAAAAATATAAAAGGTAACGCAAGTGCTTTGTTTTTGGTCAATGTAATTTATTGAGATGTTCTTTTTCATTCCAAATatcttaaataattatttttaaaaaaaaagtaatattaaatatcaataaaataatatttttttggtcCTTCACCACTAGTATTAAAAGGTGGTAATGCAGGGAGAAATAAAACGAATAGGTAAAGAAGAGTGTGAAAGAATACATGTCGAGTGCAATGAGGTCTATCATATTTGAGATCGATGATGGAACGAACATATCAAGAGGTCTCTTTGAGTTTACTCGCCGTAGAGGAGTGGGAATATGTGTTCTTGGTGGATACGGAGTGGTATCACAAGTCACACTTCGTCAATCCGATGAAAGAACTTTAATCCTCAATGGAAGGTTCACCATTCTTTCGATATCTGGAACAATTCTCCCTCCACCAACACCAGAGAGTGCAGAAAGCTTAACAGTTTATGTATCGGATACTACAGGGCAGGTGATAAGTGGGATTGTGGTCCCCCCTCTTGTGGCTTCGGGTCTAGTTGTGTTAGCAGCTGCTTCCTTTTCAAATGTTGcttgatttaaaaaaaaaatgtttttattgTAATGAATAATTTGATGTGGGTTGAATAAAATTTGTATACTTGTATTTGCCTTGTTGTTTTGTTCTTGTatttttcattcatttatttATAGTTCATAATACATATAATAATATTATATCTAAACAAGGCCTTCTCTATCATGGTAAGTTAAGTATAATTATAGCTAGTGTCTTGTTTAGTACACAAATAATGTCCATGTATAATATACAACTTCCTCGAAATGTATTCTACGGTGTGGGAGACTTTAGAAAAGAGAATTGGTATATTGACACATTTTGTTATACCTACACCTAATGCACTATACATAAATATTGGttttttatgcattttataaAGCATTGATTAAATTCAAAGTAGTATAATCTGAATCAAGCTTGGATGAATTGATTCATGAACAATTTGAATTAATTCATGGCCAATTTTAATTGATTCATGGGCGATTTAAATTTATTCATGAGCAATTTGAATCGATTCATTAAAGTGCCTCAAAAGTAAATTTTTGATCTGTTTGTTAGAATCGAGTCAATAGATGCCTTAACCAGGTTCAAAAAGATAAAATGAATCGATTAAAAAAGGCTTGATCTGATTCATTAAAGTGCCTCAAACCTATATTTCCATTTTATTCGCTGGAATCGATTCATGAAAATTTGATGCGATTCAAAGAGCTGAAATGAATATATTCATGAGAATCTTGATCTGACTCAAAGAGCTGGAATGAATTGATTCAATCTTACTTTGATATGTATCATTTTTCAACTAACTTCAAACATTtgaattgatttttttttttaatagGATCATCCAAGgttattttctcatttttgtgaATCATATCATGCACTTTTAAATAAGATTTTCATTTAAAAAATCCATTAGAGCTTTTATCAAGAGAATAAGATCAAATAATTTTCAGTTAGAAAATCTAGAGAAACTACAACTTCAATACTCTCTGAaaccttcatcttcatcattttcATGGAGACGTATCATATTTTGTGTGTGTATGATAAGGGATTGTGAGAAGTCATTAGTGTTCTAATTATGCATTTTGGAGTGTGTCTAGATTTCAAAGCAGGTGTTTGatcttgaagaaattcaagaggTGAATTTCATTGAAAAAAAGAGAAGGAAGATTTTACCATAGGTGTGGAGTTTTTCTTTGTACATCAATCAAACTGTTGAAAAAGAATTCCTTAATGTTTGAAATTTGGGATCGAGTGAAGATCAACAAGTTGTCAAGGTTGAAGGAAAGAACTCAAGGTTTGAAGCTTGGGAGTGAGTGAAGATTAGTAAGCATTTAAATTTGAAGTTTGTCAAAGGTTGGAGGTGGTGATTGAGTGAAGATCATAAGTGGGTGAGGTGCTTGTTAGATATAGGATCAATGAAGAAGCAAGGAGAAGATCATTTGGATTGGTAAAGCTTATCTTTGTTTCAATTGAATTGTTGTAACTAAAAACTAATTCAAAGAACTTAGTGGAAGAATGAATTTTCGATGGTTTACCATTGAAGACTAAATTAGGTGTGTGTGAGGACAATATCACTAAACTAGTATAAATCTTGGTgcactctctctctctctctcccctTTAGATTTCTTGTATGATTGTGTCATCTGTTAGATTTATTGCTTAATCGAGAATTGCATGTTTGCTAGGTTTATTGTGTTCATAGTCTAAATTTCCATAAGGTTATGCTTAATTAGAATTGTAGTTCTAAATAATTTTATCATTGAATAACTCAGTAAGAATTGCAATTAAAATTGTTCTAATCGATTAATTTTTAAGTGCATCAAACACCTTGTTTGAAGCTTTAACCATTATCCATTGCATTGTTTATCTCTTCACTTCAAAGTGTTGATGTGTTTATTGAAACAATCTTCTTCCAATAACTTACAACctttaaaacaattttttaacCATTTTTCTTCCATGCACTTAATCTGATTTTAAAAGTAGAAAATAAGGGATTTTTAATTGCCTTTTCGTCATCCTTGTAGACAAGTTAACCCATATTCAAACCAACAATTGGCATCAAGAGTGGTTCTTTTCACAAGGCTTAACAACCCCAAAGGTTATTGAATATGGCACGAATTAACCCGAAAAGAGCGTACAATAGAGCCCCAATTTTTACTGGAGAAAACTACGCCTATTGAAAGATTTACATGTATGTACACCTTATGTTCATAGACGTACAATTATGGGTAACCATCGAAGAAGGACCTTTTACTCCTCAAAAAACCGTTGATGGCTTATCTATTAGGAAATCACCAAAGGAATGGAATAAAGGTGAAATTAGGAAAGCCTCTTATGATTTGAAGGCGAGAAATATTTTCATATCTTTATTGATTGTGAATTGTGAAAAAGACATTCATCATCcatcttagtttagtttttatGAAGACTAAAGcttatcaaagaagaaaaaattTAAAGTCTAGCTCAATCAAAATTGAGGTGATCATAAACGTTGGAAAACAAAGGAAAGGTTTTAGATAATTGTTCATGATTAAAGTATGCATTATAATTCATAATATATCTCTTAATATCATCAAGAAAATAATACCAATCTTCATCTATAAAAGCCATGAACGTCATGCATGAAAACCTTTGTAATTAAGCCATCAAAACCTAATTTATGCCCTTTTTGAATTAGGTAATTGATTACCTAATTTAAGTAACCGGTTACATATTGAttatgtttaaaaaaatttaaatgttACAAGAGTGGTAACCGGTTACGCTATGTTGGTAATCAGTTACACATTGTGAAAATGGGAATTTTCATTAATCAAATTCAATCCAAACCATGGAAAAGCTTCATGGAATTGATTCTAGCATCTGATTATTCTCTTAAGGTATCTTAGGATGTATATAAGGTTATACATTATATTTTCAAATAAACCCTTTCACatatcatttttaatcaattCAAATGAGTTTTTCAAGTGTTCATACAACTTTAATAATGAAAATGTGTGCATAACTTTCATATCATTCAAAAGAGTTTCATTTAAACATTTTAAGCACTTAAGTATATATATGTTTGGATTATGATCAAtacaaagagaagaaaaaatcaTTCATCATGGAAATAATTCCAAGAACAATTGTATCTTAAATCATTTAAAGTTTATTGTGATTTAATCATCAAGTTTATGGTGATGTGTTGTTGAAAATGGTCCTTTGAATTGGGTTGATTCAAAGTCAACCATAGTTTTTGGTGTTTGTAAAAAGCTCATTTGAATTGGGTTGATTTAAAGTCCACCATAATGTTTGTTATTTGTGAAAAGGTTCTTTGAGTTAGGGTGATTCAAATTCCACCATAGGTTTGGTGTTTGTGTATGTTTTAGAAGGTTGCGAATAAGTCTTGGTGTGAGACTTGTATAAGGATCTAAATGTAGTGGAAAACCCTCTAAGGTGTGAAGAGACTAGATGTACCCTTGGTTATAAGGGAAACTAGTATAATTGCTTTGTGTTGtttacttttatgcattttaaagTCATCCTAAGAATGTGTCATATTCATAAGTTCCAAAAAAATAACAAGTTAAGAATTGTTATGCAAAATCGAGAAAAATAGGCCAACCttaattcacccccccccccccccaacacatacacacacacattTTAGGTTGCATATCATAGTTGCAATTGTCAAAAGAGCAAGAGTTAGGTAACTTGCTCCTAGATTCGGGTAAAAATATCTTTCGCAAAGGTGTTCTTCGGATAAGGTGCCAGTGTCAATAGACCATCATGCTTCATTGGTGAACActaaattttttataaaattagGATGGAAATTTTTATTGAATCAAGGAAAAGAAGTATGGAAATCTATTAAAAAATGGTCCCGACATTCCAACCACGCTTATAAATGTCTTAATTCAACCAAAACCTAAAGATatgtgaaatgatgatgataacaaGAAAATTATTCATAATAAGAAATCCAAAAACATATTAGTGTCATCATTAGGAATGGATGAATTCTTTAGAGTGTCAAATAGTCAAACCGCTAAAGAAATATACGATACCTTGGAAGTCACACACGAAGGAATGAATGAAGTGAAAAGATCTAGActaaactctctctctctctctctctcactcacacacacacacacacacacaataatatgagatgtttagaatgcTTCTAGGAGAAAAGATATTGATTTGTAAAAGAGGTTCACTCATTTGA containing:
- the LOC127078498 gene encoding AT-hook motif nuclear-localized protein 22, which translates into the protein MSSAMRSIIFEIDDGTNISRGLFEFTRRRGVGICVLGGYGVVSQVTLRQSDERTLILNGRFTILSISGTILPPPTPESAESLTVYVSDTTGQVISGIVVPPLVASGLVVLAAASFSNVA